Proteins co-encoded in one Xanthomonas campestris pv. badrii genomic window:
- a CDS encoding sensor histidine kinase: protein MTAHQEDAARSRIYEALLQATPDLLYVFDTQHRFVYANQALLTMWGMCWEDAAGKTCLELGYEPWHAAMHDEEIERVIATGEPIRGEVPFPHTVKGLRIYDYIFTPVFGPDGNVEAIAGATRDITEHTQHAQHLQLLINELNHRVKNSLVMVQSLARQSFNNADSLADAQEKIDARLLALSRAHDTLTRENWVSADILELTRDAAALYESRDSRRFLLQGESCHLDPRRALALSMALHELCTNALKHGALSSSEGNVQIVWERCTRDGQQMLDLTWQELGGPTVLPPARKGFGSRLLERGLKHDLKGEVELAFDPAGVRYRVSIPLPVVAAEVQP from the coding sequence AGGCAACGCCGGATCTCCTCTACGTGTTCGACACCCAGCACCGCTTCGTCTACGCCAACCAGGCGCTACTGACGATGTGGGGTATGTGCTGGGAGGATGCTGCCGGGAAGACGTGTCTGGAGCTGGGGTACGAGCCCTGGCATGCGGCGATGCACGACGAGGAAATCGAACGAGTGATCGCAACCGGCGAGCCGATCCGCGGCGAGGTGCCGTTTCCGCATACGGTCAAGGGCCTGCGCATCTACGACTACATCTTTACGCCCGTGTTCGGGCCAGATGGCAACGTCGAAGCGATCGCCGGGGCAACGCGCGACATCACCGAGCACACCCAACACGCACAACATCTGCAGCTGCTGATCAACGAGCTCAACCATCGCGTGAAGAATTCGCTGGTGATGGTGCAATCGTTGGCGCGTCAGTCGTTCAACAATGCCGACAGCCTTGCCGATGCGCAGGAGAAGATCGATGCGCGCCTGCTAGCGCTATCGCGTGCGCACGACACCCTGACCCGGGAGAACTGGGTCAGCGCCGATATCCTGGAGCTGACGCGCGATGCGGCAGCGCTTTACGAGTCGCGCGACAGCCGGCGATTCCTCCTGCAAGGTGAGTCCTGCCATCTGGATCCACGACGCGCGCTGGCGCTGTCGATGGCGCTGCACGAGCTGTGCACCAATGCGCTCAAACACGGCGCGTTGTCCTCGTCTGAAGGCAATGTGCAGATCGTCTGGGAGCGCTGCACGCGCGATGGTCAGCAGATGCTGGACCTCACCTGGCAAGAACTCGGTGGCCCGACCGTGCTGCCTCCTGCACGCAAGGGGTTCGGGTCACGGTTGCTGGAGCGCGGCTTGAAGCACGACCTCAAGGGCGAGGTGGAGCTTGCCTTCGACCCCGCCGGTGTCCGTTACCGGGTCTCCATCCCGTTGCCGGTGGTAGCTGCCGAGGTACAGCCGTGA